The nucleotide sequence CCGGCAAAGCCTCGGCCGATGCAAGGGCGCGGCCGCGGCCTCCGGTGACGAAAGAGCCGCCCTCATCAGGACTTCCACAGCGCGCGGTACCCCTCAAGGGCCGATTCCGAGGGACTTCAACTTCCGGTGGAGAGCCGAGCGCTCCATGCCGATGAATTCCGCGGTTCGCGAGATGTTGCCGGAGAAGCGGGCGATCTGGGCCACGAGATACTCGCGCTCGAAGATCTCGCGGGCCTCGCGCAGTGCCAGGCTCATCAGCTTCTCGCCGCCCGAGCCTGCGGGCGTGGTCGGCACCAGCGCGCCGATCTCGGAGGGGAGCATCTCGGAGGTGACCTCCTGCTCCGGGTCGGCCTGGGTCAGGATCATCAGCCGCTCGACGTTGTTCTTGAGCTGGCGGATGTTGCCCGGCCAGTTGTGCGACTGGAGCACGGCCATCGCGTCCTCGGCGATGCGCCGCTTCGGCAGGCCGGTCTGGGCCGAGATGTTGTCCATGAAGAACTGGATCAGCTCCGGCACGTCCTCGCGCCGCTCGGAGAGCGCGGGCACGCGGATCGGCACCACCGAGAGGCGGTGGAACAGGTCCTCGCGGAAGCGGCCGCCGGCGATCTCCTCGGCAAGGTCCTTCGAGGAGGAGGAGATGATGCGGACATCGACGTGGACGCGCGTCGTGCCGCCGACCCGCTGGAAATTCTGGTCGACGAGGACGCGCAGGATGCGGTTCTGCGTCTCGCGCGGCATGTCGGCCACCTCGTCGAGGTAGAGCGTGCCGCCATGCGCCTCCTCGAGCGCGCCGACCCGGCGGCCCGCATCGCCCTCGACGCCGAACAGCTCCGCCTCCATCGTCTCGGGCAGGATCGCGGCGGCGTTGAGCAGCACGAAGGGGCCGTTGGCGCGCGC is from Methylobacterium radiodurans and encodes:
- a CDS encoding sigma-54-dependent transcriptional regulator, with protein sequence MSADILIVDDEADIRDLVAGILDDEGHRCRTAGGSDEALAAIEARRPHLVFLDIWLQGSRLDGLQVLDLIKAGHPDLPVVMISGHGNIETAVSAIKAGAYDFIEKPFKADRLILVAERALEASRLKREVRDLKARSGHASRIVGTSVTANQLRQTIERVAPTNARVMITGALGSGKELAARSLHRASARANGPFVLLNAAAILPETMEAELFGVEGDAGRRVGALEEAHGGTLYLDEVADMPRETQNRILRVLVDQNFQRVGGTTRVHVDVRIISSSSKDLAEEIAGGRFREDLFHRLSVVPIRVPALSERREDVPELIQFFMDNISAQTGLPKRRIAEDAMAVLQSHNWPGNIRQLKNNVERLMILTQADPEQEVTSEMLPSEIGALVPTTPAGSGGEKLMSLALREAREIFEREYLVAQIARFSGNISRTAEFIGMERSALHRKLKSLGIGP